A genomic window from Microscilla marina ATCC 23134 includes:
- a CDS encoding YceI family protein — protein sequence MKKFSLIILAVLFAFSAVQAQKKKAKNGKSTLFSHTAAEDIKAESNSVTSLLNTATGDLIFVVPVQTYKFKKSLMQKHFNQSRFMDSKNHPKIKFKGKITNLSAVNFSKDGKYNVNVSGNITIRGTTKPQNTTATLTVKGGTVKGYSSFTVKNIGQFGVGKPKNRKKKGNVADNIDCKVWVTYK from the coding sequence ATGAAAAAATTTTCACTCATAATTTTAGCCGTCTTGTTTGCATTCTCGGCGGTACAAGCGCAAAAGAAAAAAGCCAAAAATGGTAAATCTACCTTATTTTCTCACACTGCCGCTGAAGACATCAAGGCAGAAAGCAACAGTGTCACGAGCTTGCTAAACACTGCTACTGGAGACTTGATCTTTGTAGTACCTGTACAAACCTACAAGTTTAAAAAGTCATTGATGCAAAAGCACTTCAATCAATCACGTTTTATGGACTCTAAAAACCACCCTAAGATCAAGTTCAAAGGTAAAATAACCAACCTAAGCGCAGTAAACTTTAGCAAGGATGGCAAGTACAATGTCAATGTATCGGGTAACATCACCATTCGTGGCACTACCAAGCCACAAAATACCACCGCTACTTTGACTGTGAAAGGAGGTACCGTCAAAGGTTATTCTTCCTTTACTGTAAAAAATATTGGACAGTTTGGTGTAGGTAAACCCAAAAACAGGAAGAAAAAGGGCAACGTTGCCGATAATATAGATTGTAAAGTTTGGGTAACTTATAAATAA
- a CDS encoding M28 family peptidase, protein MRNFTLILLACFVSATVWSQKKDETAVKYAKTVTKKDLKKHLTVIASDEMEGRDTGSPGQKKAAKYIADHFKTLGLLPPVKTAKGKSYFQKFDLVKSKWKDVSITTKKGGKTTYLTDVYALGSINAKVKKSYKIVYMGDGNKANYEKVKVKGKPVAFFIDGVSELRKKRSIAQNAGASQVFMIVGTNQKKYDEVLKYLSYYVKRWTRGELKSKKDKFIVMLSPKTAANIFKTTQEQFVKKETKIGTKSIKFKLTAEQEVKTGVSSENVLGFLEGRDKKKEVLVITAHYDHIGKRGDEIYNGADDDGSGTVTVLELAEAFAKAKKEGKTPLRSILFMTVSGEEKGLLGSSYYTDFDPVFPLKNTVANLNIDMVGRIDNRYKDNPDYVYVIGSDKLSSELHNLNEEANKQYTNIKLDYKYNDEKDPNRFYYRSDHYNFAKNNIPIIFYFNGTHADYHKPTDTIEKIHFGKMQKIGRLVFHTAWKIANRENRLKVDKANK, encoded by the coding sequence ATGAGAAATTTCACCCTTATCTTACTGGCGTGTTTTGTAAGTGCTACCGTATGGAGCCAGAAAAAAGACGAAACTGCCGTAAAATATGCTAAAACTGTTACCAAAAAAGACCTTAAAAAGCATTTGACCGTGATAGCGTCTGACGAAATGGAAGGACGTGACACTGGGTCGCCAGGGCAAAAAAAAGCGGCTAAATACATTGCCGATCATTTCAAAACATTGGGTTTGTTGCCTCCAGTAAAAACTGCCAAGGGCAAAAGCTATTTTCAAAAGTTTGATTTGGTAAAATCTAAATGGAAAGATGTGAGTATTACCACCAAAAAAGGAGGTAAAACTACTTACTTGACCGACGTATACGCCCTGGGGTCTATCAACGCAAAAGTTAAAAAATCCTACAAAATAGTTTACATGGGCGATGGCAACAAAGCCAACTATGAAAAGGTAAAGGTAAAAGGCAAACCAGTAGCGTTTTTTATAGATGGGGTAAGTGAACTAAGAAAAAAACGCAGCATTGCCCAGAATGCCGGGGCCAGTCAGGTTTTTATGATTGTGGGCACCAACCAAAAAAAGTACGATGAAGTTCTCAAATACCTATCTTACTATGTAAAACGCTGGACAAGAGGCGAACTAAAAAGTAAAAAAGATAAATTTATTGTGATGCTGTCGCCTAAAACAGCTGCCAATATATTTAAAACTACCCAAGAGCAGTTTGTAAAAAAAGAGACCAAGATAGGAACTAAATCAATTAAATTTAAACTGACTGCCGAGCAAGAAGTAAAAACCGGCGTTTCGTCTGAAAACGTTTTGGGGTTTTTGGAAGGTCGCGACAAAAAGAAAGAAGTATTGGTGATTACAGCACACTACGACCATATTGGCAAACGTGGCGATGAAATATACAATGGGGCAGACGATGATGGTTCGGGTACGGTAACGGTACTGGAGCTTGCGGAGGCTTTTGCTAAAGCCAAAAAAGAGGGAAAGACTCCCCTCCGTAGTATTTTGTTTATGACGGTTTCGGGCGAAGAAAAAGGTTTGCTGGGTTCTAGTTATTATACCGACTTTGACCCTGTATTTCCATTAAAAAACACTGTAGCCAACCTCAACATTGACATGGTAGGGCGCATAGACAATCGTTATAAAGACAACCCCGATTATGTATATGTAATTGGTTCTGATAAGCTCTCTTCTGAATTGCACAACCTCAACGAAGAAGCCAATAAACAATACACGAACATTAAGCTTGACTACAAATACAACGACGAAAAAGACCCTAACCGTTTTTACTATCGCTCAGATCATTACAACTTTGCCAAGAATAATATTCCTATTATATTTTACTTCAATGGTACCCACGCCGATTACCACAAGCCTACCGATACTATTGAGAAAATACACTTTGGTAAGATGCAAAAAATCGGACGTTTGGTGTTTCATACTGCCTGGAAGATTGCCAACCGCGAAAATCGCCTTAAGGTAGATAAAGCCAATAAATGA
- a CDS encoding formate--tetrahydrofolate ligase — protein MKSDIEIAREIALKPIGKIAQHIGLPEDELMPYGKYKAKVPYQLINADDSKACLILVTAITPTKAGIGKTTTSVGLALGLEKLGKKTVVALREPSLGPCFGMKGGAAGGGYAQVLPMEDINLHFTGDFHAITSAHNMISALLDNYQFQHRNTDQQLKQILWKRVLDVNDRSLRQITTGLGGSGNGVVAESGFDITPASEIMAILCLANDLDDLRARLERIILGYTYDNAPFTVKDLGVSGAITVLLKDAIHPNLVQTTEHTASFIHGGPFANIAHGCNSVVATKISLTFGDYVITEAGFGADLGAEKFFNIKCRQAGLQPKATVIVVTSQALKLHGGVDKSDISKPHLEGLKTGLANLEKHIANVQGFGQSVVIGFNQYGFDTDEEMDYMRQWSEERGATFAINNGFIKGGEGATPLAQAVIDTIEKNPSKPLQLTYENEDSIETKIEKVATKIYGAKEVSLGKKAHTMLKRIKKFGLEHLPICIAKTQYSFSDDAKALGVPKDFVFSVEDMVINAGAGFIVVIAGNIMRMPGLPKAPQAQNIDLVNGDIVGLS, from the coding sequence ATGAAGAGTGATATAGAAATTGCCCGCGAAATAGCTTTAAAACCCATTGGCAAAATAGCCCAACATATAGGCTTGCCCGAAGACGAATTGATGCCTTATGGCAAGTATAAAGCAAAAGTTCCTTACCAGCTGATCAATGCCGATGACTCAAAAGCCTGCCTGATATTGGTTACTGCAATTACCCCCACCAAAGCCGGTATTGGTAAAACTACCACCTCGGTAGGTTTGGCATTGGGGCTCGAAAAATTAGGCAAAAAAACGGTGGTTGCTTTGCGCGAACCTTCACTGGGTCCTTGTTTTGGAATGAAAGGGGGCGCTGCCGGAGGAGGATACGCCCAGGTATTGCCTATGGAAGACATCAACCTGCACTTTACGGGCGATTTTCACGCCATTACTTCTGCCCATAATATGATTTCGGCATTGTTGGACAACTACCAGTTTCAGCACCGCAACACCGATCAGCAACTCAAGCAAATTTTATGGAAACGGGTGTTAGACGTAAACGACCGTTCGCTGCGCCAGATTACCACCGGGTTGGGTGGTTCGGGCAATGGAGTAGTGGCAGAGTCGGGTTTTGACATTACGCCTGCCTCAGAGATTATGGCTATTTTGTGCCTTGCCAACGACTTAGACGACTTGAGGGCACGCCTGGAGCGCATTATTCTAGGCTATACTTACGACAATGCCCCCTTTACGGTCAAAGATTTGGGTGTTTCGGGTGCCATTACAGTGCTACTCAAAGATGCCATCCATCCCAACCTGGTGCAAACCACCGAACACACGGCCTCTTTTATTCATGGTGGGCCTTTTGCCAACATTGCCCACGGCTGCAACTCGGTAGTGGCCACTAAAATATCGCTCACCTTTGGCGATTATGTCATTACTGAAGCTGGTTTTGGGGCAGACCTGGGCGCCGAAAAATTCTTTAATATCAAATGCCGTCAGGCAGGGCTGCAGCCCAAAGCTACAGTGATTGTAGTGACTTCACAAGCCTTGAAGTTGCACGGTGGAGTAGACAAAAGTGATATATCGAAACCTCACCTCGAAGGACTCAAGACGGGGCTGGCGAATCTCGAAAAGCACATTGCCAATGTACAAGGTTTTGGGCAATCGGTAGTGATTGGGTTTAACCAATATGGTTTTGACACCGACGAAGAAATGGACTATATGCGTCAATGGAGCGAAGAGCGAGGGGCTACGTTTGCCATTAACAATGGTTTTATCAAAGGGGGAGAGGGTGCCACACCTTTGGCGCAAGCCGTAATAGATACTATAGAGAAAAACCCTTCCAAACCTTTGCAGCTTACCTATGAAAACGAAGACAGCATAGAAACTAAAATTGAGAAAGTAGCCACTAAAATTTATGGCGCCAAAGAGGTGAGTTTGGGCAAAAAAGCCCACACAATGCTTAAGCGTATCAAGAAGTTTGGCCTGGAGCATTTGCCTATATGCATTGCCAAAACCCAATATTCTTTCTCTGACGACGCCAAGGCTTTAGGGGTTCCCAAAGATTTTGTGTTTTCGGTAGAAGACATGGTCATCAATGCCGGGGCTGGTTTTATTGTGGTAATCGCGGGTAACATTATGCGTATGCCAGGCTTGCCCAAGGCACCACAGGCGCAAAATATTGACCTGGTAAATGGCGATATTGTAGGGTTGAGCTAA
- a CDS encoding OB-fold protein: MLKKILIIIVIIGAAAGAYVAYLYFQPHRDVQASKVDVVITVKGLVAEYKASADSANAKYLAANGESKIFAVSGKIAEITENSNKEKVVTLREEGKEIGVACTFTAEASKDPATQKLKVGDMVTVKGAIASGPDFDPDLPTDATMRDCALKPAKK; the protein is encoded by the coding sequence ATGTTAAAAAAGATTTTAATCATTATTGTGATTATAGGTGCAGCTGCAGGTGCTTACGTGGCTTATTTGTATTTTCAACCCCACCGCGATGTACAAGCATCTAAAGTAGACGTGGTGATTACAGTCAAAGGCTTGGTGGCCGAGTATAAAGCAAGTGCCGACTCTGCCAATGCCAAGTATCTGGCAGCCAATGGAGAATCAAAGATTTTTGCGGTTTCAGGAAAAATTGCAGAAATCACCGAAAACAGCAACAAAGAAAAAGTGGTTACCTTACGAGAAGAAGGTAAGGAGATTGGGGTTGCCTGCACCTTTACCGCAGAAGCCTCGAAAGATCCGGCTACCCAAAAACTCAAAGTAGGTGATATGGTGACGGTCAAGGGAGCCATTGCCTCAGGCCCCGACTTTGACCCAGATTTGCCCACAGATGCCACTATGAGAGATTGTGCACTAAAACCCGCAAAAAAATAA
- a CDS encoding hemerythrin domain-containing protein: MDKINTKITDLVSNNPESASVLHFLGIHFFNYTEKTLGEVCQEHDVDAALVIRRLNESALVKDKAQINLEEYPIELIVEYLKHSHYVFIKQRLSYIASLLESYQDSSGVVKDLKLIFPHFFKDFIEHIYEEEDTLFAYILTLNKVKKHAGGKPVSKEIIEKLQQKSQGKTVADYEKEHREEDNEMSGMRELTNQYAQASSEDLHAKVILDALKSFEGELKIHAKIENDILFPKAIQLETEVLAVS; the protein is encoded by the coding sequence ATGGATAAAATAAACACAAAAATCACTGATTTGGTGAGCAATAACCCCGAATCAGCCTCGGTACTACACTTTCTAGGAATTCACTTCTTTAACTATACCGAAAAAACCCTGGGCGAAGTATGCCAAGAACACGACGTAGATGCAGCTTTGGTTATTCGCCGTTTAAACGAAAGTGCCCTTGTCAAAGACAAAGCCCAAATCAATCTGGAAGAGTACCCTATAGAGCTTATTGTAGAATACCTCAAGCACAGCCATTATGTGTTTATCAAACAACGTTTGTCTTATATTGCCAGTTTGCTCGAAAGCTACCAAGACTCTTCGGGAGTAGTAAAAGACCTTAAGCTGATATTTCCTCATTTTTTCAAAGACTTCATTGAGCATATTTACGAGGAAGAAGACACCTTGTTTGCGTACATTCTCACCCTTAATAAAGTAAAAAAACACGCAGGAGGTAAGCCTGTCAGCAAAGAGATTATAGAAAAGCTTCAGCAAAAATCGCAGGGCAAGACTGTGGCCGATTATGAAAAAGAACACCGAGAAGAGGACAACGAAATGAGCGGCATGCGTGAGCTTACCAATCAATACGCTCAGGCTTCGTCAGAAGATTTGCACGCTAAAGTAATTTTAGATGCATTGAAATCGTTTGAAGGTGAATTGAAGATTCATGCAAAAATAGAAAACGATATTTTGTTTCCTAAAGCTATTCAGTTAGAAACAGAGGTGTTGGCAGTATCATAG
- a CDS encoding SpoIIE family protein phosphatase codes for MKLHISICVFFFTIYASYFSYAQTLTNASQKPTVIIKNKGIPFIKTYTADEYGAQNQNWWMAQDKRGVLYVANSKGLLEFDGVRWRLISVPNKSTVRSLRRGVDGVIYVGCKSFVGYVATDSTGHTYLASLMDQIPKDIQFKDVWESTVTDEGVVMQTKEALFVAKDKKIQHIIRPETAFTFYLISLQGKAYVYQRKKGSFRIEKGKLIPEPTFGKMRVNFVHPLGNNKYLFSNLAEELRVYDGKTLKPFSPQLEKVLSETGLYHAAPIGKKYLGFGTKNKGVLITDRQGKIIQHIHKGNGLPDNQVYFLHPDQNNNLWVGLSRGIAFIELNSPFTLWNESYRIEGSMQNTFIHQNQLLAGTSVGIYYKPWKPYENPMDKQRFFKLLPETKDHQIWEINKFRGELLAAINPTILRLENTPGGIKTAKLKAFEGSGSVWRITALKDNPDLLMAGRKSGLYLLEWQNNHWQVKHQIKGFSRDSRRVIQGKSKNTYWVSNGIQGVFKVQLNSILDSVVKVTHYDKAKGGLPSNAGNQVITLHKKMLCLTENGVYEYNATQDQFVREQKLNALIGYNKQIWLLKADAKQNIWYACRKVVNDIEDKYAEVGILQKQANGSYKKIVQPLRKLRASVTNDGNGQFNLVDDRNVLITAKEGIIHYDPTQAVKPPVFQVLLREVALTGTKDSVIFGGTFLSPQGEMQATPAAHYVFPTLSYQHNSLRFRVGSTNYTDIEQNEFRYYLEGSDKGWSVWTKETFKEYPNLREGKYKLRIQTRNLYLSTSPEVVYRFEIQPPWYRSVWAYIGYVVIGLLLVLITIHLYTRRLRRQKEKLEETVKERTEEVMLKNAELINQKEEIIVQAENLREANISIVQQKEEISAQAEELRAINNDLVDKGKQIETAYENIKLLSEIGQNVTSKLSVDQIVEVVYQNVAELMPVSEFGIGLYNPAKQQITYEDYIYQGKKMPKITISAEDRNRFTVLCITGPTEIVVGDVQQEYSKYIDSLDGYGENELLNSFICIPLKVVDDVIGLISIQSAERHAYKPYHLNLLRNLAVYITIALVNTESYNQIQHQKSQIETQNKNINASIRYAQTIQNAILPSNKSFERIFADHFVIYEPKDIVSGDFYWLSQVEDYIFVAGVDCTGHGVPGAFMSMVGSRLLNEIVNEKQIFDPEQIIAEIQQNIWKALRQEESENKDGMDMGLCRIKYMDNDTVEVVYSNAKRPLYYTHQQQLNKIKRDSVMIGGITYNADVAHPVNYKLLLEKGDILYLSSDGFADTPNPKRRSFGEKRLLDTLEEIMPLELNTQKERLLAAKAAFQEDAKQRDDILLLGLKL; via the coding sequence ATGAAATTACATATTTCGATATGTGTATTCTTTTTTACCATTTATGCTTCTTATTTTTCGTATGCTCAAACTTTAACCAATGCCTCTCAAAAACCCACCGTTATCATTAAAAACAAAGGCATTCCATTTATAAAAACCTACACTGCTGACGAGTATGGGGCACAAAATCAAAATTGGTGGATGGCTCAAGACAAGCGTGGGGTACTTTATGTGGCCAACTCTAAGGGACTACTTGAGTTTGACGGGGTACGCTGGAGATTGATTTCAGTACCCAACAAATCTACGGTACGCTCATTGAGACGAGGTGTAGACGGAGTAATATATGTGGGGTGTAAAAGTTTTGTTGGTTATGTAGCCACCGACTCGACCGGGCACACCTACCTGGCATCTTTGATGGATCAAATACCCAAAGACATTCAGTTTAAAGACGTGTGGGAGTCGACCGTAACCGACGAAGGAGTGGTCATGCAAACCAAAGAAGCCTTGTTTGTAGCCAAAGACAAAAAAATACAGCACATCATCCGCCCCGAAACCGCTTTTACTTTTTACCTGATCAGCCTTCAAGGCAAAGCGTATGTATACCAACGCAAGAAGGGAAGCTTTAGAATAGAGAAAGGGAAGCTCATTCCTGAACCTACTTTTGGCAAAATGAGGGTCAACTTTGTGCACCCGCTGGGCAACAACAAATACCTTTTCTCTAACCTTGCCGAAGAGCTGAGAGTATACGATGGCAAAACACTGAAGCCTTTTAGCCCTCAGCTAGAAAAAGTGCTCAGTGAAACCGGGCTATACCACGCTGCCCCCATTGGCAAAAAATACCTGGGGTTTGGCACCAAAAACAAGGGGGTTTTAATTACCGACAGGCAAGGCAAAATTATTCAACACATCCACAAGGGCAATGGCTTGCCCGACAACCAGGTTTATTTTTTACACCCCGATCAAAACAACAACCTTTGGGTGGGTTTGTCGCGAGGCATTGCCTTTATCGAACTCAACTCTCCTTTTACCCTCTGGAACGAATCTTACCGCATAGAAGGCTCTATGCAAAATACTTTTATTCATCAAAACCAACTATTGGCGGGCACTTCGGTGGGCATTTATTACAAACCCTGGAAGCCTTACGAAAACCCAATGGATAAGCAAAGGTTTTTTAAGCTGCTGCCCGAAACCAAAGACCATCAAATATGGGAAATTAACAAATTTAGGGGAGAACTTCTGGCAGCCATTAACCCTACTATTTTACGCTTAGAAAATACGCCTGGGGGAATAAAGACCGCCAAACTAAAAGCCTTTGAAGGGTCGGGCAGTGTATGGAGAATTACTGCTTTGAAAGATAACCCTGACTTGCTCATGGCTGGGCGAAAATCGGGGTTGTACCTGCTAGAGTGGCAAAATAACCATTGGCAGGTCAAGCATCAAATCAAAGGATTTTCCAGAGACTCAAGGCGTGTGATACAGGGCAAGTCAAAAAACACCTACTGGGTAAGCAATGGTATCCAAGGCGTTTTTAAGGTGCAGTTAAATAGTATACTCGACAGTGTGGTGAAAGTAACACATTATGATAAAGCCAAGGGAGGGTTGCCCTCTAATGCGGGTAATCAAGTGATCACCTTGCATAAAAAGATGCTATGCCTGACCGAAAATGGCGTATATGAGTACAATGCTACCCAGGATCAATTTGTAAGGGAGCAAAAGCTCAATGCTTTGATTGGGTACAATAAACAAATTTGGTTGTTGAAAGCAGATGCCAAACAAAATATTTGGTATGCTTGCCGCAAGGTGGTAAACGACATAGAAGATAAGTATGCCGAGGTGGGGATTTTGCAAAAACAAGCCAACGGAAGTTATAAAAAAATAGTGCAACCATTAAGAAAACTCAGGGCTTCGGTGACCAATGATGGCAATGGGCAGTTTAACCTGGTAGATGATCGTAATGTATTGATTACGGCCAAAGAAGGGATCATACACTATGATCCAACTCAAGCGGTAAAACCACCTGTTTTTCAAGTACTACTGCGCGAGGTAGCGCTTACGGGCACCAAAGACTCAGTGATTTTTGGAGGTACTTTTTTGAGCCCCCAGGGAGAAATGCAAGCTACACCCGCTGCTCACTATGTGTTTCCTACGTTGTCTTACCAACACAACAGCCTAAGGTTTAGGGTAGGAAGTACCAACTATACCGATATAGAACAAAACGAATTCAGGTATTACCTGGAAGGTAGCGACAAAGGTTGGTCTGTCTGGACTAAAGAAACCTTTAAAGAATACCCCAACCTTAGAGAAGGCAAATACAAACTACGTATACAAACCCGCAACTTGTACTTGAGCACCAGCCCCGAAGTGGTGTACCGTTTTGAGATACAACCACCCTGGTACCGTTCAGTGTGGGCGTATATAGGGTATGTAGTGATAGGTTTACTCTTAGTGTTGATTACTATTCACCTGTATACCAGACGTTTGCGTAGGCAAAAAGAAAAACTGGAAGAAACAGTAAAAGAGCGTACCGAAGAAGTAATGTTAAAAAACGCTGAACTGATAAACCAAAAAGAGGAAATTATTGTACAAGCCGAAAACTTACGCGAAGCCAACATCTCTATTGTACAACAAAAAGAAGAAATATCGGCACAAGCCGAAGAGTTGAGGGCTATTAACAACGATTTGGTAGACAAGGGTAAACAAATAGAAACTGCCTACGAAAACATAAAGTTATTGAGTGAAATAGGGCAAAATGTAACGTCTAAACTGTCGGTGGATCAAATAGTAGAGGTAGTATACCAAAATGTGGCAGAGCTGATGCCTGTGAGTGAGTTTGGCATTGGCTTATACAACCCTGCTAAACAACAAATTACTTATGAAGACTACATTTATCAGGGTAAAAAAATGCCTAAAATAACTATCTCCGCTGAAGATAGAAATCGATTTACGGTATTGTGTATTACCGGGCCAACAGAAATTGTGGTAGGTGATGTACAACAAGAGTACTCAAAATATATTGACTCTTTGGATGGTTATGGAGAAAATGAACTGTTGAACTCTTTTATTTGTATTCCACTCAAAGTAGTAGATGATGTCATTGGCTTGATTAGCATACAAAGCGCCGAAAGGCACGCATACAAACCTTACCACCTTAACTTGCTCCGTAACCTGGCGGTATACATCACCATTGCTTTGGTAAATACCGAGAGTTATAACCAAATACAGCATCAAAAATCACAGATAGAAACGCAAAACAAAAACATTAACGCCAGTATTCGTTATGCACAAACTATTCAAAACGCCATATTGCCCAGCAATAAATCGTTTGAACGCATTTTTGCTGATCACTTTGTAATTTATGAACCCAAAGACATTGTTTCGGGTGATTTTTATTGGCTAAGTCAGGTAGAAGATTATATTTTTGTGGCAGGGGTAGACTGTACCGGGCACGGGGTTCCAGGGGCATTTATGAGTATGGTAGGCAGTCGTTTGTTGAATGAAATAGTGAACGAAAAACAAATTTTTGACCCAGAACAGATCATTGCGGAGATTCAACAAAACATCTGGAAAGCTTTGCGTCAGGAAGAGTCAGAAAATAAAGATGGAATGGACATGGGCTTGTGCCGCATCAAGTATATGGACAATGACACAGTAGAAGTGGTATACTCCAATGCCAAACGTCCCCTGTATTATACACATCAACAACAACTCAACAAAATAAAACGAGACAGTGTAATGATAGGTGGCATAACATACAACGCTGATGTAGCCCACCCTGTCAATTACAAGTTGTTGCTTGAAAAAGGGGACATACTTTACCTAAGCAGCGATGGTTTTGCTGATACTCCCAACCCTAAGAGGAGGTCGTTTGGTGAAAAACGATTGTTAGATACCCTGGAAGAAATAATGCCACTGGAGTTAAACACCCAAAAAGAAAGGCTACTGGCGGCAAAGGCTGCTTTTCAGGAAGATGCCAAACAAAGAGACGACATTTTGTTGCTGGGACTAAAGTTGTGA
- the crcB gene encoding fluoride efflux transporter CrcB, which produces MTYLYIFIGGGLGALSRFAVSNLVNKLSQVSFPYGTLTANVLGSFLIGLVVAWFESKTQTFTHWKPLLVTGFLGGFTTFSSFSYETMQLFKTQGIAQGLANAGGNVVLCIVCVYLGYSLAKAA; this is translated from the coding sequence ATGACTTATTTATACATTTTTATCGGAGGAGGTTTAGGAGCCTTGAGTAGGTTTGCGGTAAGCAACCTGGTCAATAAATTATCGCAGGTTTCTTTTCCTTATGGCACCCTTACTGCCAACGTACTAGGCTCGTTTTTGATTGGGCTGGTCGTCGCTTGGTTTGAGTCAAAAACCCAGACCTTTACCCATTGGAAACCCTTGTTGGTTACAGGTTTTTTGGGCGGCTTTACTACCTTTTCGTCCTTTAGCTACGAAACCATGCAGTTGTTCAAAACCCAAGGCATAGCCCAGGGGTTGGCAAATGCTGGAGGCAATGTAGTGCTATGCATTGTATGTGTGTACTTGGGGTATAGCCTTGCAAAGGCGGCCTAG
- a CDS encoding DUF3472 domain-containing protein has protein sequence MPKITMYTKIRLIISVFCLLSLQAVAQPKVRIPAAGNAWVSPNVFDSHQVISRQGITQWQKPDQTIDFYFYAPKTGKIKLWLTSKVNNGSSTIATIFEGHYHTIKLSGSSFQEVFVGEYELIKKGYQKLTIKGLSKASSSYAQISHLVLQFVNPTQPLSVLHVKNDFHFGRRGPSVHLAYTLPPQKNIRWFYNEILVPRTQDVQGSYFMAIGFQQGYFGIQVNSPTERRVLFSVWSPYKTDNPQTIPPEYRVKLLNKGKGVHTGKFGNEGSGGQSYKVFDWQAGIKYRFLLKGEPSGNQTTIFTAYFFDPVKKHWHLIASFQRPKTNTYLKGYYSFLENFIEDTGAQSRQVYFGNQWIGDTAGNWHELTQAKFTVDATARKNARKDYTGGVSGGYFYLKNCGFFNPDKAPNVLLKRAATHHRPMLQLDALPKH, from the coding sequence ATGCCCAAGATCACAATGTATACAAAAATAAGACTCATTATAAGCGTATTTTGTCTGCTTTCGCTGCAGGCAGTTGCCCAACCCAAAGTGCGCATTCCGGCCGCGGGCAATGCTTGGGTTTCGCCCAATGTTTTTGACTCTCATCAAGTCATTAGCCGTCAAGGAATTACCCAATGGCAAAAACCTGATCAAACCATTGATTTTTATTTTTATGCCCCAAAAACGGGGAAGATTAAGCTTTGGCTGACCAGCAAGGTAAACAATGGCAGCTCTACCATTGCCACCATTTTTGAGGGGCATTACCACACCATCAAACTCTCTGGCTCCTCTTTTCAAGAGGTGTTCGTTGGCGAATATGAATTGATAAAAAAAGGTTACCAAAAACTCACTATCAAGGGTTTAAGCAAAGCATCTTCGAGCTATGCCCAAATTAGCCACCTGGTGTTACAGTTTGTCAACCCTACTCAACCTTTGTCGGTGTTACACGTCAAAAACGATTTTCACTTCGGCCGCAGGGGTCCTTCGGTACACCTGGCTTACACCCTGCCTCCCCAAAAAAACATTCGCTGGTTTTACAACGAAATTCTGGTGCCCCGTACACAGGACGTGCAAGGATCTTATTTTATGGCTATAGGGTTTCAACAAGGGTATTTTGGCATTCAGGTAAATTCGCCCACTGAACGCAGGGTATTATTTTCGGTATGGAGCCCTTATAAAACTGACAACCCTCAAACCATTCCTCCTGAATACCGGGTCAAGCTATTGAACAAAGGTAAAGGAGTGCACACGGGCAAATTTGGCAATGAAGGTTCGGGTGGGCAAAGCTACAAGGTGTTCGACTGGCAGGCAGGTATCAAGTACAGGTTTTTACTAAAGGGCGAACCTTCTGGCAATCAGACTACTATCTTTACCGCTTATTTCTTTGATCCAGTAAAAAAACATTGGCATTTGATTGCTTCATTTCAACGCCCCAAAACCAATACCTACCTCAAGGGCTATTATTCATTTTTAGAAAATTTTATAGAAGATACTGGTGCCCAAAGCCGTCAGGTATATTTTGGCAATCAGTGGATAGGTGATACCGCAGGAAATTGGCACGAACTGACTCAGGCCAAATTTACGGTAGATGCCACCGCACGCAAAAACGCCCGGAAAGATTACACAGGTGGAGTAAGTGGAGGTTATTTTTACCTCAAAAACTGTGGTTTTTTCAATCCTGACAAAGCCCCCAATGTGCTATTGAAAAGAGCTGCTACACACCATCGCCCTATGCTTCAGCTCGATGCCTTGCCCAAACACTGA